The nucleotide sequence CAAAATGATTTTGTACCCTTGTAGAATTTCATTCTTTATAGCCTTAGAATCTTTTAGTTCAGAAAGACGAGGCAAATAATACACACCCAATGTAGTAGTAACAAACATCAAGTATGCGGTACTTAAACGCCACATCGCATCCCAATATCCAGCCACAGTCCACCCAAATTCAGCAGCAAGATGGTTACGTACCATAATATGACTAAGAGGAACTGTTATAGCACTGACCAATGCCATAGCTGTATATTTCCCCAAATTAATGGCTGTAAACTTATCGACTCTTCCTATAATATATCGAAAATTAAACCATTTTTTACGATAGCACAAGCTCAAAGTAACAAAAAATGTTAGTGATTGATTAATCGCCAGCGTCAAAAGTGCTCCATACAATCCAAAACTAACAATCATTAGTGCACTTATAGCAAGAGAAAACAAGCTGCCGATTATATTAATAATCACATAATGAAAAACCTCCTTCTTCCCGTTGAGGATAGCCATTAACAATGCATTCAATACAAAAAATACCAGTGTCACTCCAAACCATATGAATACACTTCCATAATTTTCGTCCTTCAAAAACAATAAAGCCAAATATTTATTAAGAAATACAACAAAAACTCCAGTAAAAATAGATCCTACTAACGCGATTGTCCCTGCTGTTCTCCAAACTTTATGCTGCAGTGCTTCATCATGAAAGTACTCTGCTGTGTACTTAGTGACGCCAGTATTGATAGCCCCGCTACCAAAAGTGGTGATCATTTGAACTGCATTCTGAAACTGCCCCAAGGCAGCATAACCGCTGGGACCAACATAAACAGCTAGAATCTTATTGATGCCCAACATTGTGAGCATCTTGATTGCCACTGCAATGGCGTTGAGTAAGCTGGTTTTAATCAGCGTCATGCAACTCTAAACCCGTTTACGGCAGCAGCCACCCTCAACGCATCGTCCTCACTGAGCGTTGGTCCCATGGGCAGGCTCAATACCTCTTGGTGCATCGCTTCAGTAATTGGGTAGCTGCAATTCCACTCTTGGTACGCCTGCTGTTGATGGGGAGGAATGGGATAATGAATCAGGGTCTGGATGCCCTGCGCAGCGAGATGCTTTTGAAGGTCAACGCGTTGCTGGGAGCGGATAACAAATAGATGCCAGACATGCTGTTCAACATTGGCCACCAGTGGT is from Comamonas fluminis and encodes:
- a CDS encoding O-antigen translocase gives rise to the protein MTLIKTSLLNAIAVAIKMLTMLGINKILAVYVGPSGYAALGQFQNAVQMITTFGSGAINTGVTKYTAEYFHDEALQHKVWRTAGTIALVGSIFTGVFVVFLNKYLALLFLKDENYGSVFIWFGVTLVFFVLNALLMAILNGKKEVFHYVIINIIGSLFSLAISALMIVSFGLYGALLTLAINQSLTFFVTLSLCYRKKWFNFRYIIGRVDKFTAINLGKYTAMALVSAITVPLSHIMVRNHLAAEFGWTVAGYWDAMWRLSTAYLMFVTTTLGVYYLPRLSELKDSKAIKNEILQGYKIILPLAIIGGASIYILRDFIVSALFSKDFYPMRDLFAWQMLGDTLKIGSWILAYLMLGKALVSIFITTEIIFGFGFFAWTWIFTSYFGMKSAVVAHAMNYFIYWIVIYLIFLKNKII